A single Lolium perenne isolate Kyuss_39 chromosome 6, Kyuss_2.0, whole genome shotgun sequence DNA region contains:
- the LOC127326511 gene encoding heavy metal-associated isoprenylated plant protein 47, protein MKQKIVIKVEMTCDKCRSKAMALVAATLGVDSVALGGDGKDQVVVVGNGVDSVKLTSALRKKVGHAQLVQVGEVKKEEEEKKPAEATPVVEYAYPWHYYQYPSHAVPVYEHPAGAYGYQHRLDTWWM, encoded by the coding sequence ATGAAGCAAAAGATCGTGATCAAGGTGGAGATGACATGCGACAAGTGCCGGTCCAAGGCAATGGCGCTGGTGGCGGCAACGCTGGGGGTGGACTCGGTGGCGCTGGGCGGGGACGGCAAGGaccaggtggtggtggtcggcaaCGGCGTCGACTCCGTCAAGCTCACTAGTGCGCTGCGCAAGAAGGTCGGCCACGCGCAGCTCGTGCAGGTCGGCGAGGTCaagaaagaggaggaggagaagaagcctgCCGAAGCCACCCCTGTCGTCGAGTACGCATACCCGTGGCACTACTACCAGTACCCTTCGCACGCAGTGCCGGTCTACGAGCACCCCGCCGGCGCCTACGGTTACCAGCACCGGCTGGACACCTGGTGGATGTAG